Proteins co-encoded in one Candida albicans SC5314 chromosome 3, complete sequence genomic window:
- a CDS encoding uncharacterized protein (Ortholog of S. cerevisiae : MTC6, C. glabrata CBS138 : CAGL0I01892g, C. dubliniensis CD36 : Cd36_84990, C. parapsilosis CDC317 : CPAR2_405620 and Candida tenuis NRRL Y-1498 : CANTEDRAFT_99433) encodes MTSLLFAFSLFLSFSVGSIFPFSISNGPAVNDTLQNAIRSQRDVSKPIPIDRVGFSGVSLSLFFESEGYSSDSLSNLNGLLKENVDGVMIDLYWNEFTSKWQLCPAPFPNNITYTTASNRIVDVSWNNKTYKCDPNLSTDNIMSILNSFIRDTNTDVEANFMHVMYNLKSIHYEKSNQTISLENIYKEKNSNLNVVGMDTLNDTVSLLSSYIFTPTLLKQYQSTSNKYTNSSSSIRYIDSLNETQAIQDFYSQSTILMPSLQTVLLTQYKRLMVHVVTNDMAESSRSYQISSSDKDTIFFNSDLPASIFHTDNASADELCYELSDAYNGTDVNIAEFNKVSLNATLRLVVDDDKTPFTTKSLSKYVRCGYCPIFNSTEYSSQKVTEGNSSIISREFASNLFWSWAPGQPSGPDNCINCTRPTTNNTSKHSDDNGEEEEEGNNIAYKCVALTEEGWEVSNCYEKYLFACQNKLSRNEWKLNNSTKRNYFDIDDDDCPEGYFFSLPRSNIEMLSLMTTVKQENVNYPIWIDLNDITVENCFVSGGPYAQCPYQETVTTDKFVRMIAPSFVVAMVVLVLIFIEKVFRKTPIQTNRKRYWKKAIHEYYAKNDYEGVPS; translated from the coding sequence ATGACAAGTCTATTGTTTGCttttagtttatttttgtcGTTTTCTGTTGGGTCGATTTTCCCATTCTCAATATCAAATGGACCAGCAGTGAATGATACGTTACAAAATGCCATCCGATCACAACGTGATGTATCTAaaccaattccaattgatCGAGTTGGGTTTTCTGGAGTATCTTTGAGTTTATTCTTCGAATCTGAAGGGTATAGCAGTGATTCATTATCTAATTTGAATGgattattaaaagaaaatgtaGATGGGGTGATGATTGACTTATATTGGAATGAATTCACTTCCAAATGGCAACTATGTCCAGCTCCTTTTCCAAATAATATAACATATACTACTGCTAGTAATCGAATTGTTGATGTGCTGTGGAATAACAAAACATATAAATGTGACCCTAATCTATCTACTGATAATATCATGTCCATTCTTAATAGCTTCATTCGTGATACCAACACCGATGTTGAAGCCAATTTCATGCATGTCATGTATAATTTAAAGTCGATTCattatgaaaaatcaaatcaaacaattagTTTGGAAAACATCtacaaagaaaagaattcGAATCTCAATGTTGTTGGAATGGACACTTTGAATGATACAGTAAGTTTATTGAGTTCATATATCTTCACACCTACACTTCtaaaacaatatcaaagcacatcaaataaatatacCAATTCAAGTTCAAGTATTCGTTACATTGATAGTCTTAATGAAACACAAGCTATACAAGACTTTTATAGTCAATCAACCATTCTTATGCCTTCTTTACAAACCGTTTTATTAACTCAATACAAGAGATTAATGGTTCATGTCGTAACCAATGACATGGCAGAATCTAGTCGATCTTATCAAATCAGTTCTAGTGATAAAGatacaatatttttcaacagTGATCTCCCTGCTCTGATTTTCCACACAGATAATGCCCTGGCAGATGAATTATGTTATGAATTATCTGATGCATATAATGGGACCGATGTAAATATTGCGGAATTTAATAAAGTACTGTTAAATGCAACACTAAGACTTGTTGtcgatgatgataaaacTCCATTCACAACAAAGAGTTTATCGAAATATGTGAGATGTGGATATTGCCCCATATTCAATAGCACCGAATATTCATCGCAGAAAGTAACAGAAGGTAATAGTCTGATTATCAGTCGAGAATTTGCATCTAATCTTTTTTGGTCTTGGGCCCCAGGGCAACCTTCTGGTCCCGATAACTGTATAAATTGCACACGTCCAACGACCAACAATACCTCGAAACATAGCGACGACAACGGagaggaggaagaagaaggtaATAATATTGCATATAAATGTGTTGCATTGACAGAAGAAGGTTGGGAAGTGTCCAATTGttatgaaaaatatttatttgcatgtcaaaataaattatctaGAAATGAATGGAAATTAAACAACTCCACCAAGagaaattattttgatattgatgatgatgattgtCCTGAAGGatattttttcagtttACCTCGACTGAATATTGAAATGCTTTCATTGATGACTACTgttaaacaagaaaatgtCAATTATCCAATTTggattgatttgaatgatATTACGGTGGAGAATTGTTTTGTTTCCGGTGGACCTTATGCTCAATGTCCTTATCAGGAAACTGTGACTACAGATAAATTTGTCCGTATGATTGCTCCTAGTTTTGTTGTGGCAATggtggttttggttttaatatttattgaaaaagtgTTTCGTAAAACACCAATCCAAACCAATAGGAAACGATATTGGAAAAAGGCAATACACGAATATTATGCTAAGAATGATTATGAAGGTGTACCCTCCTAA
- the PHB2 gene encoding prohibitin subunit (Prohibitin 2; plasma membrane localized), which yields MNDQNWKNLSNELRRRAEQARSSSNMKSPKSPLGIFGGIGGLLLLGGATMFIQNALFNVDGGQRAILYSRLDGVQSKIYPEGTHFVIPWFQRPIIYDVRAKPKEIASLTGTKDLQMVNITCRVLYKPDIWQLPTIYRTLGLKYEEKVLPSIVNEVLKSVVAQFNASQLITQREKVSRLVRENLVRRASKFNVLLDDVSITYMTFSPEFSQAVEAKQIAQQDAQRAAFVVDKAIQEKQQLVVKAQGEAKSAELIGEAIKKSKDYVELKRLDTAREIANILAASPNRIILDNDTLLLNTVTDNRK from the coding sequence ATGAACGATCAAAATTGGAagaatttatcaaatgaattAAGACGTAGAGCTGAACAGGCTCGGTCTTCTTCAAATATGAAATCACCAAAATCACCATTAGGTATATTTGGAGGAATTGGTGGATTACTTCTTCTTGGAGGTGCCACAATGTTTATTCAAAATGCTTTATTCAATGTTGATGGTGGTCAAAGAGCCATATTATATTCAAGACTTGATGGTGTACAATCGAAAATTTATCCTGAAGGTACTCATTTTGTTATTCCATGGTTTCAACGTCCAATTATTTATGATGTTAGAGCTAAACCTAAAGAAATAGCATCATTAACCGGGACTAAAGATTTACAAATGGTTAATATAACTTGTAGAGTTTTATATAAACCAGATATTTGGCAATTACCTACAATTTATAGAACTTTGGGGTTGAAatatgaagaaaaagttttgCCATCAATTGTTAATGAAGTTTTAAAATCGGTGGTGGCACAATTTAATGCATCACAATTAATTActcaaagagaaaaagtATCACGATTAGTTCGAGAAAATTTAGTTCGTCGTGCTTCAAAATTCAATGTTTTATTAGATGATGTTTCAATTACTTATATGACATTTTCACCAGAATTCAGTCAAGCAGTAGAAGCTAAACAAATTGCTCAACAAGATGCTCAAAGAGCtgcttttgttgttgataaagccattcaagaaaaacaacaattggtGGTTAAAGCTCAAGGGGAAGCCAAATCAGCAGAATTGATTGGTGAAGCCATTAAGAAATCTAAAGATTatgttgaattgaaaagattGGATACTGCTAGAGAAATTGCTAATATTTTGGCTGCTTCACCTAATAGAATTATTTTGGATAATGatacattattattaaacacTGTCACTGATaatagaaaataa
- the ATG9 gene encoding autophagy protein (Protein similar to S. cerevisiae Atg9; required for early step in autophagy; required for cytoplasm to vacuole trafficking of Lap41; Spider biofilm induced) translates to MSSSSYNPYKNNVNDRLINNSTDSFQDNDQGIPNNNDTFLSRIFGLNSIYNQLQDNYQYYDPEFDSSLNQQLQQSIQENDEAEDESLLPQHQQQQQQAAPMDLSIQDKSAKQKSKSSSLLNSDSDSDLSSSEDSYVRPNIPQIPSTPIETENQGSSSKIKFSIPQRAKNFVGKLHPHHEPTLPVYQTPQEFRRNLPQQQRASATVNTNYQRTRNNNRRFIIPPKERALYLWANITNMDEFLSDVYYYYRGRGLLNIVLSRGFDLIILIFILIFTVFLKWGIDYSIFFDNLHQEESKHITLNDMIIPNYFATIPLSIKFILFGFSVYILLRSVQLYLDYNYKLKELKNFYHYLLDVTDDELMTISWKTIVEKLMLLKDYNSLTSTTKSNNFSENHYVNDLSSKVRLNAHDIANRIMRRENYMIALINKDILDLSVLFMNEKSLLTKTLEWNLKLCIDNFIYNQQGQINGKILKEYNRNQLARELTSRFKLAAIINLILSPFIVIYFVLLYFFRYFNEYKSNPASILGLRQYTPYAEWKLREYNELSHLFNKRLIMSMGPANTYIDQFPKGFLVVNLMRLINFISGSILAVLVIMGILLEDENHSFWSFEITDGRSALFYISIFGTIWAITASSATGTSHESTISTTSQSSNSNSNSNAASTFVYDPEASLRYVAQFTHYLPSSWNKKLHTIQVKNEFCQLYCLKIIIIINEILSSVLTPFILWFKISHNSGNIIDFYREYSIHVDGLGYVCYFAMFNFEEKDKNMMSDLNKSKKRRKRMKNKMNKYGKTKMVNPISGKTVNSEIEMTKISKSESERSSDDESGNEQDYDNDEELDYLSYKKDDKMIKSYMYFLESYGGSKQPQPQPPQQQQHPQNQNQTVGGLRNRNPIQSIDPAIMTGNYYDQQSLNSSIYNINYKFDDSGLLQDETMNSSSRKKGGVLGMLNQFYKQDINR, encoded by the coding sequence AtgtcttcatcatcttaTAATCCTTACAAAAATAACGTTAATGATAGattaatcaacaattcaaCTGACTCATTCCAGGATAACGATCAAGGGATTCCTAACAACAACGATACATTCTTATCGAGAATATTTGgattaaattcaatatataatcaacttcaagataattatcaatattatgATCCTGAATTTGATAGCTCTTTGAATCAACAACTCCAACAAAGCATCcaagaaaatgatgaagCTGAAGATGAGTCTTTATTACCgcaacaccaacaacaacaacaacaagctGCCCCTATGGATTTGTCCATTCAAGACAAATCTGCCAAACAAAAGAGTAAATCCAGTAGTTTGTTGAATTCTGATTCCGATTCTGATTTGTCATCTTCAGAAGATTCATACGTGCGACCTAATATACCTCAAATTCCTTCCACCCCAATTGAAACGGAGAATCAGGGACTGTCGTCAAAGATAAAGTTTCTGATACCACAAAGAGCTAAGAACTTTGTTGGGAAATTACATCCCCATCATGAACCGACTCTACCAGTTTATCAGACTCCGCAAGAATTTCGAAGAAACTTGCCACAGCAGCAAAGAGCACTGGCAACTGTGAACACTAATTATCAGAGAACCAGGAATAACAATagaagatttattattccACCCAAGGAAAGAGCATTGTATCTTTGGGCAAATATTACTAATATGGATGAATTTTTAAGTGAcgtttattattattatcgaGGTCGAGGGTTATTGAATATTGTTTTATCACGAggatttgatttaattattcttatattcattttaattttcacagtatttttgaaatggggtattgattattcaatttttttcgaTAATTTACATCAAGAAGAATCAAAACATATTACTTTAAACGATATGATAATCCCTAATTATTTTGCAACGATACCTTTATCGATCAAATTCATATTATTTGGATTCAgtgtatatatattgttGCGTCTGGTTCAATTATATCttgattataattataaattaaaagaactcaaaaacttttatcattatttacTTGATGTtactgatgatgaattgatGACGATTAGTTGGAAAACCATTGTTGAGAAATTAATGTTATTAAAAGACTATAATAGTTTAACATCAACcaccaaatcaaataattttctGGAAAATCATTatgttaatgatttatcatCTAAAGTACGATTGAATGCTCATGATATTGCTAATAGAATCATGAGACGAGAAAATTATATGATTgctttaattaataaagataTCCTCGATTTATCAGTTTTATTtatgaatgaaaaatcGTTGTTAACGAAAACTTTAGAAtggaatttgaaattatgtattgataatttcatATATAATCAACAGGGGCAAATCAATGggaaaattttaaaagaataCAATCGAAATCAATTAGCTCGAGAATTAACTTCAAGATTCAAATTGGCGGCCATTATAAATCTTATATTATCACCATTTATTgtcatttattttgttttattatattttttccGATATTTCAATGAATATAAATCGAATCCAGCATCAATATTGGGATTAAGACAATATACTCCATATGCTGAATGGAAATTACGAGAATATAATGAACTTTCTCATCTATTCAATAAACGATTAATTATGTCAATGGGACCAGCAAATACTtatattgatcaattcCCAAAAGGGTTTCTTGTGGTCAATCTAATGCgattaataaatttcatttcGGGGTCAATTTTAGCTGTACTTGTAATTATGGGGATTTTGttagaagatgaaaatCATTCATTTTGGTCATTTGAAATCACTGATGGTAGATCAGCATTATTTTATATTCTGATTTTTGGGACAATTTGGGCTATAACTGCTAGTTCAGCTACTGGTACTAGTCATGAACTGACAATAAGTACAACAAGTCAATCTtctaattcaaattcaaattcaaatgcAGCATCGACATTTGTTTATGATCCAGAAGCAAGTTTACGATATGTGGCTCAATTCACTCATTATTTACCTAGTTCATGgaataaaaaattacatACAATTCAagttaaaaatgaattttgtcaattatattgtttgaaaatcattattattataaatgaAATCCTAAGTCTGGTATTGACTCCATTTATACTATGGTTTAAAATATCTCATAATAGTGggaatattattgatttttatcGAGAATATAGTATTCATGTTGATGGGTTAGGTTATGTCTGTTATTTTGCCATGTTTAATTTcgaagaaaaagataaaaatatGATGAgtgatttgaataaatcaaagaaaagaaggaaaagaatgaaaaacaaaatgaataaatatgGTAAGACAAAAATGGTAAACCCAATTCTGGGTAAAACAGTTAATagtgaaattgaaatgacAAAAATCTCCAAAAGTGAACTGGAAAGAAgtagtgatgatgaaagTGGAAATGAACAAGattatgataatgatgaagaattggattATTTATCGTATAAAAAAGATGATAAAATGATTAAATCATATATGTATTTCTTAGAAAGTTATGGTGGATCTAAACAGCcgcaaccacaaccaccacaacaacaacaacatccacaaaatcaaaaccaaaCTGTTGGTGGGTTACGAAATCGAAAtccaattcaatcaattgatccaGCAATAATGACTGGGAATTATTATGATCAACAAAGTTTAAATTCATCgatttataatataaattataaatttgatgatagTGGACTATTACAAGATGAAACTATGAATTCTAGTTCAAGGAAAAAAGGAGGTGTTTTAGGTatgttgaatcaattttataaacaaGATATCAATAGGTAA
- the TRY4 gene encoding Try4p (C2H2 transcription factor; fluconazole-repressed; induced in ssr1 mutant; required for yeast cell adherence to silicone substrate; Spider biofilm induced): MSLPMSPVSPINTTTSTSTTTTPLSPPSSIENSSHPLSTSISNNSITSDSSLDSNTSTSSTTTTNYGTKTPSGNARIFNCTLCQRAFTREEHLTRHTLSTHNKLKPFTCGICSRPFSRRDLLLRHAKNLHQGSEVAVSRIRKSYKHCNKDNDSKSGSDSNTNKTNKNGKKQEQEDDEEEGSRSDSSSGADDEDSNTSSGGSNYHAIGSGNKRFVNNSPQLKKILTNGSVPSTTTTSTTTVPTSTNNDTASITNSSTSHIHQRSLNVEDYDTPEKKRLKMSVNMLVS, from the coding sequence ATGTCTTTACCAATGTCACCTGTTTCACCAATAAACACAACCACTTCTACTTCCACAACTACAACTCCTCTTTCACCACCATCACTGATTGAAAATTCATCACATCCATTATCAACGTCAATATCCAATAATTCTATCACCAGCGATTCATCTCTAGATAGTAATACATCTACCTCAAgcaccaccacaaccaaTTATGGAACCAAAACTCCATCAGGAAATGCTCGAATTTTCAACTGTACATTATGTCAACGAGCATTCACTAGAGAAGAACATCTTACTCGACATACTTTATCGACtcataataaattgaaaccatTTACTTGTGGTATTTGTAGTCGACCATTTTCTCGAAGAGATTTGTTATTACGACATGCTAAAAATTTACACCAAGGAAGTGAAGTTGCCGTCAGTAGGATTAGAAAGAGCTATAAACACTGCAACAAAGATAATGACAGTAAAAGTGGTTCCGATTCCAATACTAATAAGACCAATAAGAATGGTAAGAAACAAGAACAGGAAGATGATGAGGAAGAAGGACTGAGAAGTGACAGTAGTAGTGGAGcagatgatgaagatagTAATACCAGTAGTGGTGGTTCTAATTATCATGCTATTGGTAGTGGAAACAAACGATTTGTAAATAATAGTCCTCAACTCAAGAAAATCTTGACTAATGGATCTGTACCgtctactactacaactaGTACTACCACTGTTCCTACTTCGACTAATAACGATACCGCTTCAATTacaaattcatcaactaGTCATATCCATCAACGTTCACTAAATGTCGAAGATTATGATACCCCGGAGAAAAAGAGATTGAAAATGTCAGTTAATATGTTGGTCAGTTAA
- a CDS encoding uncharacterized protein (Protein of unknown function; ortholog of S. cerevisiae Urn1; downregulated by fluphenazine treatment, in azole-resistant strains that overexpress CDR1 and CDR2 or MDR1), with protein MKPLFTYKIPDSPHWYIVITDTSHHFYFNNHDKSSYWQLSDIQEHYKNDIDIVKRLIKSINFDELAILFAKSRGVKFEKIEDELESIEVDHSKEEVQPKQTEQQQVTEEEEIVVVENIPSKVTKAKPKEEKQPSTKQINSIIQGYLSSDDEEDEEEEVNSKETKQESSQTINIDELTSQALAQHQKSTEIESDDDDDNDNGSLDLSLSETEDAATASTSSAEQDFINLLNQFSNRISIYESWDLVEEELLPEFTTYPEFFAISSKSERQKLFQKWCTQQEPKSPQTTINEGAFPTVKLNYLIFLQDFKQDIKQSFYQSFYNSHYQKLNEFNLSSQMKETIFRNYKIMLNDFTKFAKNYKKSNVGDNRNLKVMKLNEFLQNKLHSHITNTADSGPFSVDSNLSDLDNWINLLNHYDIPTDIAENEINFLVGDEKRLNSYIDQLKPTK; from the coding sequence ATGAAACCTTTATTTACATATAAAATACCTGATTCACCTCATTGGTATATAGTAATCACTGATACTTctcatcatttttattttaacaATCACGATAAATCATCATATTGGCAGTTAAGTGATATACAAGAACATTACAagaatgatattgatattgtaaAACGattgattaaatcaatcaattttgatgaattggcGATTCTATTTGCTAAATCAAGGGGAgtgaaatttgaaaaaatcgaAGACGAACtagaatcaattgaagtGGATCACAGTAAAGAGGAAGTTCAACCAAAACAGACTgagcaacaacaagttactgaagaagaagaaattgttgttgtggagAATATTCCAAGTAAAGTGACTAAAGcaaaaccaaaagaagaaaaacagCCACTgacaaaacaaatcaattctATAATACAAGGATATCTATCGAGTGACGATGAAGAGGACGAAGAGGAAGAGGTAAACAGCAAGGAAACCAAGCAAGAATCATCACAAACGataaatattgatgaacTAACATCACAAGCACTAGCTCAACATCAAAAATCTACCGAAATCGAGTCTGACGATGACGACGACAATGATAATGGGTCTCTTGATTTATCCTTAAGTGAAACAGAAGATGCAGCAACAGCCTCCACCTCATCTGCTGAACAagattttatcaatttattgaacCAATTCTCTAATCGAATATCAATATATGAAAGTTGGGATTTAGTCGAAGAGGAATTATTACCAGAATTCACTACTTATCCTGAATTTTTTGCCATATCATCGAAACTGGAACGacaaaaattatttcaaaaatggtGTACCCAACAAGAGCCAAAGTCACCACAAACTACCATCAATGAAGGTGCTTTCCCTACTGTTAAATTAAActatttgatatttttacAAGACTTCAAACAAGATATCAAACAATCATTTTATCAATCATTTTATAACTcacattatcaaaaattaaatgaattcaATCTTTCTTCACAGATGAAAGAAACCATTTTCCGGAATTATAAAATCATGCTTAATGATTTCACAAAATTTGctaaaaattataaaaaatcGAATGTTGGAGATAATAGAAATTTAAaagtaatgaaattaaatgaatttttacAAAACAAACTACATAGTCATATCACAAATACTGCTGATTCTGGTCCATTTAGTgttgattcaaatttatcggatcttgataattggataaatttattgaatcattatGATATCCCCACAGACATCGcggaaaatgaaataaattttcttgttggtgATGAAAAAAGATTGAATAGTTATATAGATCAATTAAAACCCACTAAATAG
- the CEM1 gene encoding fatty acid synthase (Protein similar to S. cerevisiae Cem1p, an acyl carrier protein involved in fatty acid biosynthesis; likely to be essential for growth, based on an insertional mutagenesis strategy), whose translation MTRVVVTGMGMVSPLGVGLSRNWKQLIANKSGLISTTTLPDYESAGWDKIPSKVIGKVPHGTISEGHWQVGDHIPASEARRMATFSHYALASTHEALQDARLLTEDNNALNMDTNKVGVAVGSGIGSFEDIYNNSIAYNASGYKKVQPLFIPKLLNNMAAGNISIKYQTKGPLHSVSTACATGLQAIGDGFNFLKMGYGQVMICGGTESSIHPLALAGFARARSVVTDSEFNSNPTKASRPFDKSRNGFVLSEGCGILVLETLSHALERGVTPDQIYGEILGYGVSGDAYHITAPHEDGTGAYNAMNQAIERSGIDPEQIDYVNAHATSTVIGDRAENNAMMRLFNPQKTKVSSTKSSIGHLLGAAGAVESIFTLNAIKTGQIPATLNLDNVGQHEGDEQSQFKFDYVANKSITMDVNYAVCNSFGFGGVNSSLCFAKYHN comes from the coding sequence ATGACACGAGTAGTAGTTACAGGAATGGGGATGGTCAGTCCTCTTGGAGTTGGATTATCACGTAACTGGAAACAATTAATTGCCAATAAATCAGGattaatatcaacaacaacattacCCGATTATGAATCAGCTGGATGGGACAAAATCCCATCAAAAGTAATTGGTAAAGTACCGCATGGAACTATCCTGGAGGGTCATTGGCAAGTTGGAGATCATATACCTGCAAGTGAAGCACGAAGAATGGCTACATTTAGTCATTATGCACTAGCATCTACTCATGAAGCTTTACAGGATGCTCGATTATTAACTGAAGATAATAATGCTTTAAATATGGATACAAATAAGGTTGGAGTAGCAGTAGGAAGTGGGATTGGATCATTTGaagatatttataataattcaattgctTATAATGCATCCGGGTATAAAAAAGTTCAACCATTATTTATCCCCAAATTGTTAAACAATATGGCTGCAggaaatatttcaattaagTATCAAACTAAAGGTCCCTTACATTCAGTATCAACGGCATGTGCCACTGGTTTACAGGCCATTGGTGAtggatttaattttttgaaaatgggATATGGTCAAGTAATGATTTGTGGTGGTACGGAAAGTTCAATACATCCATTAGCATTAGCCGGTTTTGCTAGAGCAAGATCAGTAGTCACAGATTCTGAATTTAATTCTAATCCAACGAAAGCTAGTCGAccatttgataaatcaagaaatgGATTTGTGTTAAGTGAAGGATGTGGGattttagttttagaaACTTTATCTCATGCTTTAGAAAGAGGAGTTACACCTGATCAAATTTATGGGGAAATTCTTGGGTATGGTGTTTCTGGTGATGCGTATCATATAACGGCACCCCATGAAGATGGTACTGGGGCATATAATGCCATGAATCAAGCAATTGAAAGAAGTGGTATAGATCCAGAACAAATCGATTATGTGAATGCTCATGCTACATCAACTGTGATTGGTGATCGGGCGGAAAATAATGCCATGATGAGGTTATTTAATCCACAGAAAACAAAAGTATCATCGAcaaaatcttcaattggTCATTTATTAGGTGCCGCGGGTGCCgttgaatcaattttcaCATTAAATGCCATCAAAACAGGTCAAATACCAGCAACTTTAAATCTCGATAATGTAGGACAACATGAAGGAGATGAACAATCACAATTTAAGTTTGATTATGTTGCTAATAAGAGTATTACTATGGATGTTAATTATGCAGTATGCAATTCTTTTGGATTTGGCGGTGTCAATAGTAGTTTATGCTTCGCAAAATACCACAATTGA